A single Sorex araneus isolate mSorAra2 chromosome 8, mSorAra2.pri, whole genome shotgun sequence DNA region contains:
- the ACP4 gene encoding testicular acid phosphatase, whose protein sequence is MALPGFRGHPAGLLLFLLLLLLPQALTEGPLVFVAVVFRHGDRAPLASYPTDPHKDLVSSLWPRGLGQLTREGVQQQLELGRFLRRRYKGFLSPQFRREEVYVRSTDFDRTLESAQANLAGLFPEAGPGRPEAAWRPIPVHTVPVSEDKLLRFPTRNCPRYRELLREATEATEYQTALEGWTGFLNRLENFTGLSLVGEPLRKAWKVLDTLICQRAHGLSLPSWASLDVMRTLARISALDIGAHVGPPRAAEKAQLSGGILLDAILSNFSRTQRLALPLKMVMYSAHDSTLLALQGALGLYDGHTPPYAACLGFEFRTRLEDEDAGAGNVTVSLFYRNNSKGLPLALSIPGCPGLCPLGRFHQLTAPARPPAQGIPCHGTHQPAPPRVLPTAPAVPLLAGAVALLALLSTGLGLLACRPGCLRAWGGLV, encoded by the exons ATGGCCTTGCCAGGGTTTCGGGGCCACCCTGCCGGGCTGCTCCTGTTCCtactgctgctcctgctcccccaggccctgaCGGAGGGACCCCTGGTGTTCGTGGCCGTG GTCTTCCGCCATGGCGACAGGGCCCCGCTGGCCTCCTACCCCACGGACCCGCACAAAGACTTAGTGTCCAGCCTGTGGCCGAGGGGCCTGGGCCAGCTGACCAGG GAGGGCGTCCAGCAGCAGCTGGAGCTGGGCCGCTTCCTGAGGCGTCGTTACAAGGGCTTTCTGAGCCCCCAGTTCCGGCGGGAGGAG GTGTATGTCCGCAGCACCGACTTCGACCGGACTCTGGAGAGCGCTCAGGCCAACCTGGCGGGGCTATTCCCCGAGGCCGGCCCGGGGCGTCCCGAGGCCGCCTGGAGGCCCATTCCCGTGCACACTGTGCCCGTCTCTGAGGACAAG CTATTGAGGTTCCCCACGCGTAACTGCCCCCGATACCGTGAGCTGCTGCGGGAGGCGACCGAAGCCACCGAGTATCAAACGGCCTTGGAGGGCTGGACA GGATTTCTGAATCGCCTAGAGAACTTCACGGGGTTGTCATTGGTCGGGGAACCGCTCCGCAAGGCATGGAAAGTTCTGGACACGCTGATTTGCCAG CGAGCCCATGGCCTTTCCCTCCCATCCTGGGCATCCTTGGATGTAATGCGGACCCTAGCTCGGATCTCAGCTTTGGACATTGGTGCCCACGTAGGCCCGCCACGGGCAGCTGAAAAGGCCCAGCTGTCAGGGG GGATCCTGTTGGACGCCATCCTCAGCAACTTCTCCAGGACCCAGCGCTTGGCATTACCTCTCAAGATGGTCATGTACTCGGCT CACGACAGCACCCTGCTGGCGCTCCAAGGGGCGCTGGGGCTCTATGACGGGCACACTCCACCATATGCTGCCTGCCTGGGCTTCGAGTTTCGGACACGCCTTGAGGATGAAGATGCCGGTGCTGG GAATGTCACGGTCTCCCTTTTCTACCGCAACAACTCCAAAGGCCTGCCCCTGGCCCTCAGCATCCCCGGGTGTCCGGGCCTCTGTCCGCTGGGCCGTTTCCACCAGCTGACTGCCCCTGCCCGGCCACCAGCTCAAGGGATCCCCTGCCATGGcacccaccagcctgcccccC CCCGCGTTCTCCCCACAGCCCCGGCGGTGCCCCTGCTGGCTGGGGCcgtggccctgctggccctgctgaGCACGGGGCTGGGTCTGCTGGCCTGCAGACCAGGATGCCTGCGGGCCTGGGGGGGGCTCGTGTGA